In a single window of the Streptomyces sp. NBC_00094 genome:
- a CDS encoding deoxyribonuclease IV, protein MRNPVGGHVPVAGGLATTGLAYARVLGAETVQVFVANPRGWATPVGNPAQDERFRAECEAGSISAWVHAPYLINFGSHTEATVEKSVESLRHSLRRGREIGAKGVVVHTGSATGGRPREVALAQVRERMLPLLDELTHEDDPYLLLESTAGQGFSLCSRAEDFGPYFDALDRHPKLGICLDTCHIFAAGHDLAEPGGAVRTLDELVEVVGEGRLKLIHANDSKDVVGAHKDRHANIGAGHIGEEAFRALLRHPATDGVPLVIETPGGTEGHVADVELLKKLRG, encoded by the coding sequence ATGCGCAACCCCGTCGGCGGCCATGTGCCCGTGGCCGGTGGCCTCGCCACGACCGGTCTCGCCTACGCCCGCGTGCTCGGCGCCGAGACCGTCCAGGTCTTCGTCGCCAACCCGCGCGGCTGGGCCACCCCGGTCGGCAACCCGGCCCAGGACGAGCGGTTCCGGGCCGAGTGCGAGGCCGGGTCGATCTCGGCCTGGGTCCACGCGCCGTACCTGATCAACTTCGGCTCCCACACCGAGGCCACCGTGGAGAAGTCGGTCGAGTCGCTGCGGCACTCGCTGCGCCGGGGCCGGGAGATCGGCGCGAAGGGCGTGGTCGTGCACACAGGCTCGGCGACCGGGGGCCGCCCGCGCGAGGTGGCCCTCGCCCAGGTCCGGGAGCGGATGCTGCCGCTCCTCGACGAGCTGACCCACGAGGACGACCCGTACCTGCTCCTGGAGTCGACGGCCGGCCAGGGCTTCTCGCTCTGCTCGCGCGCCGAGGACTTCGGTCCGTACTTCGACGCCCTCGACCGCCACCCGAAGCTCGGAATCTGCCTCGACACCTGCCACATCTTCGCTGCGGGCCACGACCTCGCGGAGCCGGGCGGGGCGGTACGGACGCTCGACGAGCTGGTGGAGGTGGTCGGCGAGGGACGGCTGAAGCTGATCCACGCCAACGACTCGAAGGACGTCGTGGGCGCCCACAAGGACCGCCACGCGAACATCGGCGCCGGTCACATCGGCGAGGAGGCCTTCCGGGCGCTCCTGCGCCACCCGGCGACGGACGGGGTACCGCTGGTCATCGAGACCCCGGGCGGCACGGAGGGACACGTGGCCGACGTGGAGCTCCTGAAGAAGCTGCGCGGCTGA
- a CDS encoding sulfite oxidase-like oxidoreductase produces the protein MGQPESGERREGEAGEPGRPPDLPPGQRLQRGWPVTHYGPVPKFKPDRWEFRVFGATADGDKRCWNHEEFSALPFSTVVADLHCVTKFSMLGAEWGGVPARTILELAPPAPQVTHVMVWAEYGYSANMRLADFAADRTIFATHKGGELLTAEHGFPLRLVVPHLYAWKGPKWVRGVEYMAADRRGFWEERGYHNLGDPWTEQRFSYQEEPGDGPEL, from the coding sequence ATGGGTCAGCCGGAGAGCGGAGAACGCCGGGAAGGGGAAGCGGGGGAGCCCGGTCGTCCACCGGATCTTCCGCCGGGTCAGCGGCTTCAGCGCGGCTGGCCGGTCACGCACTACGGCCCCGTCCCCAAGTTCAAGCCGGACCGCTGGGAGTTCCGCGTCTTCGGCGCGACGGCGGACGGCGACAAGCGGTGCTGGAACCACGAGGAGTTCTCGGCCCTGCCGTTCTCCACGGTCGTGGCCGATCTGCACTGCGTGACGAAATTCAGCATGCTCGGGGCCGAATGGGGTGGAGTACCCGCCCGGACCATCCTCGAACTGGCTCCTCCCGCGCCGCAGGTCACGCACGTCATGGTCTGGGCCGAGTACGGCTACAGCGCCAACATGCGGCTCGCCGACTTCGCCGCGGACCGCACGATCTTCGCCACCCACAAGGGCGGGGAGCTGCTCACCGCCGAGCACGGCTTCCCGCTGCGGCTCGTCGTCCCGCACCTGTACGCCTGGAAGGGCCCCAAGTGGGTCCGGGGCGTGGAGTACATGGCCGCCGACCGCCGGGGCTTCTGGGAGGAGCGCGGCTACCACAACCTCGGTGACCCGTGGACGGAGCAGCGCTTCTCGTACCAGGAGGAACCGGGCGACGGCCCGGAGCTGTAG
- a CDS encoding bacterioferritin-associated ferredoxin encodes MNRVYVCSCFGVTEKQVKEHADAGAFTPRQIASACKAGTDCGSCVRRIQAILGRGSCPRRELLDQGIPALAADVVDPEGLSEAA; translated from the coding sequence GTGAACCGCGTGTACGTCTGCTCATGCTTCGGTGTCACGGAGAAGCAGGTCAAGGAGCACGCGGACGCGGGCGCCTTCACGCCCCGCCAGATCGCCTCGGCCTGCAAGGCCGGAACGGACTGCGGTTCCTGCGTCCGTCGTATTCAGGCCATCCTCGGGCGTGGCAGCTGCCCGCGCCGTGAGCTCCTCGATCAGGGCATACCGGCCCTGGCGGCGGACGTGGTCGACCCCGAGGGGCTCTCCGAGGCCGCCTGA
- a CDS encoding class II 3-deoxy-7-phosphoheptulonate synthase, whose product MNADSHAVAKATWRDLPAAQQPEYPDAEALRDVIADLESYPPLVFAGECDQLRARMGAVARGEAFLLQGGDCAEAFDAVSADHIRAKLKTLLQMSAVLTYAASVPVVKVGRIAGQYSKPRSKGTETRDGVTLPTYRGDSVNGFDFNEKSRVPDPERLKRMYNASASTLNLVRAFTTGGYADLRQVHAWNQDFVKSSPSGQRYEQLAREIDNALNFMKACGTDPAEFKAVEFYASHEALLLDYEGALTRTDSRTGKLYDTSGHMVWIGERTRQLDHAHIEFAARIANPIGIKLGPTTSVDEALTYIDRLDPDREPGRLTFIVRMGADKVRDKLPELVEKVTASGAVVAWVTDPMHGNTFEAASGHKTRRFDDVLDEVKGFFEVHKELGTHPGGIHVELTGDDVTECVGGGDEIFVDDLHQRYETACDPRLNRSQSLDLAFLVAEMYRDQ is encoded by the coding sequence GTGAACGCTGATTCCCACGCCGTCGCCAAGGCGACCTGGCGAGACCTGCCCGCGGCGCAGCAGCCTGAGTACCCCGATGCCGAGGCTCTGCGCGATGTGATCGCGGACCTCGAGTCGTATCCTCCCCTCGTCTTCGCCGGCGAGTGCGACCAGCTGCGCGCCCGGATGGGAGCCGTCGCCCGTGGCGAGGCGTTCCTGCTCCAGGGTGGCGACTGCGCCGAGGCTTTCGACGCCGTGTCCGCCGACCACATCCGGGCCAAGCTCAAGACGCTGCTCCAGATGAGCGCCGTCCTCACCTACGCGGCGTCCGTGCCCGTGGTGAAGGTCGGCCGCATCGCCGGCCAGTACTCGAAGCCCCGCTCCAAGGGCACCGAGACCCGCGACGGCGTGACCCTGCCGACGTACCGCGGTGACTCGGTCAACGGCTTCGACTTCAACGAGAAGTCCCGCGTCCCGGACCCCGAGCGCCTGAAGCGGATGTACAACGCCTCCGCCTCCACGCTCAACCTGGTGCGCGCCTTCACCACCGGTGGCTACGCCGACCTGCGCCAGGTGCACGCCTGGAACCAGGACTTCGTGAAGTCGTCCCCCTCGGGTCAGCGCTACGAGCAGCTGGCGCGGGAGATCGACAACGCGCTGAACTTCATGAAGGCCTGTGGCACCGACCCGGCCGAGTTCAAGGCCGTCGAGTTCTACGCCTCCCACGAGGCGCTGCTGCTCGACTACGAGGGCGCCCTGACCCGTACGGACTCGCGCACCGGCAAGCTGTACGACACCTCCGGCCACATGGTCTGGATCGGTGAGCGCACCCGCCAGCTCGACCACGCCCACATCGAGTTCGCGGCGCGGATCGCGAACCCGATCGGCATCAAGCTCGGCCCGACCACCTCGGTGGACGAGGCGCTGACGTACATCGACCGCCTCGACCCGGACCGCGAGCCGGGCCGACTGACCTTCATCGTCCGCATGGGCGCCGACAAGGTCCGCGACAAGCTCCCCGAGCTCGTCGAGAAGGTCACCGCCTCGGGCGCTGTCGTCGCCTGGGTCACCGACCCGATGCACGGCAACACCTTCGAGGCCGCCTCCGGCCACAAGACGCGCCGCTTCGACGACGTGCTCGACGAGGTCAAGGGCTTCTTCGAGGTCCACAAGGAGCTCGGCACCCACCCGGGCGGCATCCACGTCGAGCTCACCGGTGACGACGTCACCGAGTGCGTGGGCGGCGGCGACGAGATCTTCGTCGACGACCTGCACCAGCGCTACGAGACGGCCTGCGACCCGCGACTCAACCGCAGCCAGTCGCTCGACCTGGCGTTCCTCGTCGCGGAGATGTACCGCGACCAGTGA
- the bfr gene encoding bacterioferritin → MQGDPEVLEFLNEQLTGELTAINQYWLHYRIQDNKGWTKLAKYTREESIDEMKHADKITERILMLDGLPNYQRLFHVRVGQTITEMFQADRQVEVEAIDRLKRGIEVMRAKGDVTSANLFEEILADEEHHIDYLDTQLELIESLGEALYISTLIEQPS, encoded by the coding sequence ATGCAGGGCGACCCCGAGGTCCTCGAGTTTCTCAACGAGCAGCTGACCGGCGAGCTGACGGCCATCAACCAGTACTGGCTGCATTACCGCATCCAGGACAACAAGGGGTGGACGAAGCTCGCCAAGTACACCCGCGAAGAGTCCATCGATGAGATGAAGCACGCGGACAAGATCACCGAGCGCATCCTGATGCTCGACGGCCTGCCGAACTACCAGCGGCTCTTCCACGTACGGGTCGGCCAGACGATCACCGAGATGTTCCAGGCGGACCGCCAGGTCGAGGTGGAGGCGATCGACCGCCTCAAGCGCGGGATCGAGGTCATGCGCGCCAAGGGGGACGTCACGTCCGCCAACCTCTTCGAGGAGATCCTCGCCGACGAGGAGCACCACATCGACTACCTGGACACGCAGCTGGAGCTGATCGAGTCCCTGGGCGAGGCGCTCTACATCTCGACCCTGATCGAGCAGCCGAGCTGA
- a CDS encoding thiazole synthase gives MSDDLFTLGGTEFSSRLIMGTGGAPSLDVLERSLIASGTELTTVAMRRLDPTVQGSVLSVLERLGIRVLPNTAGCFTAGEAVLTARLAREALGTDWIKLEVVADERTLLPDGVELLDAAETLVDEGFTVLPYTNDDPVLARKLEDVGCAAIMPLGSPIGSGLGIRNPHNFQLIVERAEVPVILDAGAGTASDAALAMELGCAAVMLASAVTRAQEPALMASAMRHAVEAGRLAHRAGRIPRRHFAEASSPVEGRPHLDPERPAF, from the coding sequence ATGTCCGACGACCTGTTCACCCTCGGGGGTACGGAGTTCTCCTCGCGTCTCATCATGGGCACCGGCGGCGCGCCGAGCCTCGACGTCCTGGAGCGCTCGCTGATCGCCAGCGGCACCGAGCTGACCACCGTCGCGATGCGGCGACTCGACCCCACGGTCCAGGGCTCGGTGCTCTCCGTCCTGGAGCGGCTCGGCATCCGGGTCCTGCCCAACACGGCGGGCTGCTTCACGGCGGGCGAGGCGGTCCTGACCGCCCGGCTCGCCCGGGAGGCGCTCGGAACCGACTGGATCAAGCTGGAGGTCGTCGCCGACGAGCGGACCCTCCTTCCCGACGGGGTGGAGCTCCTCGACGCGGCGGAGACCCTGGTCGACGAGGGCTTCACCGTCCTGCCGTACACCAACGACGACCCGGTCCTCGCGCGGAAGCTGGAGGACGTGGGGTGCGCGGCGATCATGCCGCTCGGCTCCCCGATCGGCTCGGGGCTCGGCATCCGCAACCCGCACAACTTCCAGCTGATCGTGGAGCGGGCGGAGGTCCCGGTGATCCTGGACGCCGGGGCGGGTACGGCCTCGGACGCGGCGCTCGCGATGGAGCTGGGGTGTGCCGCGGTGATGCTGGCCTCGGCGGTGACGCGGGCCCAGGAGCCGGCGCTCATGGCCTCGGCGATGCGGCACGCGGTGGAGGCGGGCCGGCTCGCGCACCGGGCGGGCCGCATCCCCCGCCGCCACTTCGCGGAGGCCTCCTCCCCGGTGGAGGGCCGTCCGCACCTGGACCCGGAGCGCCCGGCGTTCTGA
- a CDS encoding DUF4396 domain-containing protein yields MQHDAHAHHDHTAHEGHAQHGEHQEHEGHHEQHQGHQGHAPAHGKVSWSTAAKATLHCLTGCAIGEVLGMVIGTALGWGNVQTMILAIILAFFFGYALTLRGILTAGVDFRTAVKVAFAADTLSIAVMEIIDNGVIALWPGAMDAHLSAPLFWIVLAIALAAAFVITTPVNKWMIGRGKGHAVVHQYHH; encoded by the coding sequence ATGCAGCACGACGCGCACGCCCATCACGACCACACCGCCCACGAGGGGCACGCCCAGCACGGCGAGCACCAGGAGCACGAGGGGCACCACGAGCAGCACCAGGGGCACCAGGGACACGCCCCGGCTCACGGCAAGGTCTCCTGGTCCACGGCCGCCAAGGCCACGCTGCACTGCCTCACCGGCTGCGCCATCGGCGAGGTGCTCGGCATGGTCATCGGCACCGCGCTCGGCTGGGGCAACGTCCAGACGATGATCCTCGCGATCATCCTGGCCTTCTTCTTCGGCTACGCGCTCACCCTGCGCGGCATCCTCACCGCCGGCGTCGACTTCCGGACGGCCGTCAAGGTCGCGTTCGCCGCCGACACCCTCTCGATCGCCGTCATGGAGATCATCGACAACGGCGTCATCGCCCTGTGGCCCGGCGCCATGGACGCGCATCTCTCCGCGCCGCTGTTCTGGATCGTGCTCGCCATCGCACTCGCCGCCGCCTTCGTGATCACCACGCCGGTCAACAAGTGGATGATCGGCCGCGGCAAGGGCCACGCGGTCGTCCACCAGTACCACCACTGA
- the pknB gene encoding Stk1 family PASTA domain-containing Ser/Thr kinase → MDTTLQDPLVGRLLDGRYRVDARIAVGGMATVYRAVDTRLDRVLALKVMHPALATDAAFVERFIREAKSVARLAHPNVVGVFDQGAEGAYVYLAMEYVAGCTLRDVLRERGALAPRAALDILEPVLAALGAAHRAGFVHRDMKPENVLIGDDGRVKVADFGLVRAVGSATATTGSVLGTVSYLAPEQIEHGTADTRADVYACGVVLYEMLTGGKPHAGDTPAQVLYQHLHTDVPAPSLAAPGLALELDELVAAATARNPEVRPHDAVALLALLREARATLGDEQLDAVPPQARSEARETAEDRTSVIARAVPAAADVQQVQYTNRLPAPEPPPAGARRRPPRGPLLIVLGVLLALGLGAGVWYINSGQFTRVPAVLGQTEAVATQRIKDAGLDVGTTKRAFSEVYERGTVMAVDPAPGERVRGSDTVTLTLSRGPEIVKVPNLRNKPLPEAQRILKEEGLAPGVITNEFSDSVAQGAVISSDPEPGTERRPDSAVALVVSKGSPIDVPDVTGETVADATAALQEAGLTVRIAPERIHSPEDTGAVAAQSLAEGSRAAEGDTITLTVSKGPKLVEVPDVTGESTDDARAALEEAGFEVEVKKSFPFLGNTVASQSVDGGSTAPEGSVVTITIKGL, encoded by the coding sequence GTGGACACGACCCTTCAGGACCCCCTCGTCGGGAGGCTGCTCGACGGCCGCTACCGCGTCGACGCGCGCATCGCCGTCGGCGGGATGGCCACGGTCTACCGGGCCGTCGACACCCGCCTCGACCGCGTCCTCGCGCTCAAGGTGATGCACCCCGCCCTCGCGACGGACGCCGCCTTCGTCGAGCGGTTCATCCGCGAGGCCAAGTCCGTCGCCCGGCTCGCGCACCCGAACGTCGTGGGCGTCTTCGACCAGGGCGCCGAGGGCGCGTACGTCTACCTGGCGATGGAGTACGTCGCCGGCTGCACCCTCCGCGACGTCCTGCGCGAGCGCGGCGCGCTCGCGCCCCGCGCCGCCCTCGACATCCTGGAGCCCGTCCTCGCCGCGCTGGGCGCCGCGCACCGGGCCGGGTTCGTGCACCGCGACATGAAGCCGGAGAACGTCCTGATAGGGGACGACGGCCGGGTCAAGGTAGCCGATTTCGGTCTCGTACGGGCCGTGGGCTCGGCGACCGCCACCACCGGCTCGGTCCTCGGCACGGTCTCGTACCTCGCGCCGGAGCAGATCGAGCACGGCACGGCCGACACCCGCGCCGACGTGTACGCCTGCGGCGTCGTCCTGTACGAGATGCTGACCGGCGGCAAGCCCCACGCCGGCGACACCCCCGCGCAGGTGCTCTACCAGCACCTCCACACGGACGTGCCCGCCCCCTCCCTCGCCGCCCCGGGGCTCGCCCTGGAGCTGGACGAGCTGGTCGCGGCCGCCACGGCCCGCAACCCCGAGGTCCGCCCGCACGACGCCGTCGCGCTGCTCGCCCTGCTCCGGGAGGCCCGCGCCACGCTCGGTGACGAGCAACTGGACGCCGTGCCCCCGCAGGCGCGTTCCGAGGCCCGGGAAACGGCCGAGGACCGGACGAGCGTGATCGCCCGCGCCGTCCCGGCCGCCGCGGACGTCCAGCAGGTGCAGTACACGAACCGTCTTCCGGCCCCGGAACCGCCTCCGGCCGGCGCCCGCCGCAGGCCGCCCCGCGGCCCGCTGCTGATCGTCCTCGGCGTCCTGCTCGCGCTCGGCCTCGGAGCCGGCGTCTGGTACATCAATTCCGGCCAGTTCACCCGTGTCCCGGCCGTCCTCGGCCAGACCGAGGCCGTCGCGACCCAGCGGATCAAGGACGCCGGCCTGGACGTCGGCACGACGAAACGTGCCTTCAGTGAGGTGTACGAGCGCGGCACGGTCATGGCCGTCGACCCGGCGCCCGGCGAGCGCGTCCGGGGCAGCGACACGGTCACCCTCACGCTCTCCCGCGGCCCCGAGATCGTGAAGGTGCCCAACCTCAGGAACAAGCCGCTCCCGGAGGCCCAGCGCATCCTGAAGGAGGAGGGCCTGGCACCCGGAGTGATCACCAACGAGTTCAGCGACTCCGTCGCCCAGGGCGCCGTGATCAGTTCCGACCCCGAGCCCGGTACCGAGCGACGCCCCGACTCCGCCGTCGCCCTGGTGGTCAGCAAGGGCTCCCCGATCGACGTGCCCGACGTCACCGGCGAGACCGTCGCCGACGCCACGGCCGCGCTCCAGGAGGCCGGCCTCACCGTGCGGATCGCGCCGGAGCGGATCCACTCCCCCGAGGACACCGGCGCGGTCGCCGCCCAGTCCCTCGCCGAGGGCAGCCGGGCCGCCGAGGGCGACACGATCACTCTCACCGTCTCCAAGGGACCGAAGCTGGTCGAGGTCCCGGACGTCACGGGCGAGAGCACCGACGACGCCCGCGCGGCACTCGAGGAAGCGGGCTTCGAGGTGGAGGTCAAGAAGTCCTTCCCCTTCCTCGGCAACACCGTCGCGAGCCAGTCCGTGGACGGCGGTTCCACCGCCCCCGAGGGCTCCGTCGTCACCATCACGATCAAGGGACTCTAG